The following are encoded together in the Humulus lupulus chromosome 5, drHumLupu1.1, whole genome shotgun sequence genome:
- the LOC133778121 gene encoding uncharacterized protein LOC133778121 has product MYNGIGLQTPRGSGTNGYIQSNKFFVRPKTGKVAENTRGFEADQGMAGVSRKANKDILEHDRKRQIELKLVVLEDKLADQGYTDAEIAEKLAEARRTLEASSSSEDTGVLSLDKKVTDTQTHQIAARKEKQMETLRAAFGIRAAEPEENADEIDDGLRISKNGMDDGSKHQKREHSFLDRESGWKKRTEEKIKSEKDALKKSTKETRKKEERRHGDESSDTDGSARNSRAVKKKQRKHSRGSDDEDFDKKRVVAKKLKKNRRRDSDSDDSDSATSDDSGSSSTDDSDSSSSYDSSDTDGSKRKSKAVRKKHRRSHRGSDDEDKYKVSQKHKKSRRDGSNDADSATSDEDVSKKNSRKQAKKSEKSHKRHDSDDDSSTDEDLLKARSIKGKVHARTERRHDSEDESDPDSGMNDRVKEEMNQHSSHRRHEDSFDVKDRNRRADGNGKGNRRHDVDSESDGGMKMKNDRIKEERNQHGSHRGHEDTFGGEDRRRKNDRINEQRSVYDKYRRHNDDSEGEDCDRWMPGGNKNDYKRPDVEYESDYEKSTKPGHRTIERSQRSGKDDHRFDNSDASSDEKIQKHKSRRHDNDDVELDSRSRYGRKVSKIERQTTVEKRLVSSDSDISDDSRAKGNDSDFGTGVRDYADNKIQRRKSVVESKIEHRDDVSRRVPRTSPEHDFRSDGLGDERRRKISGSSDDEHPKKNDKKYLGLVRFERGSDEVADERRGRIYKKYDEQEHGGRTDQEFGQRGVDRRHVRSEEEQRVRKHGRDEDDYKYRRHEREIDDEYHGNRSYRRDEEQKHKDIDRDRQNDYSKRARYDDSRSSEGKRHDYEKRKDDMARH; this is encoded by the exons ATGTACAACGGAATAGGTTTACAAACCCCAAGGGGATCTGGAACAAATGGGTATATCCAGAGCAACAAGTTCTTCGTCAGGCCCAAGACTGGCAAGGTTGCAGAAAACACCAGAGGTTTCGAGGCGGATCAGGGCATGGCCGGTGTCTCAAGAAAAGCCAACAAGGATATTCTCGAGCATGATCGGAAGCGTCAAATTGAGCTCAAACTCGTAGTGCTCGAGGACAAGCTGGCTGATCAGGGTTACACCGATGCTGAGATCGCCGAGAAGCTCGCCGAGGCTCGGAGGACTCTGGAGGCCTCTTCGTCTTCGGAAGACACCGGTGTACTTTCACTTGATAAGAA AGTTACAGATACCCAGACCCATCAAATTGCGGCTAGAAAGGAGAAGCAGATGGAAACGTTGAGAGCGGCTTTTGGCATACGTGCCGCGGAACCTGAAGAAAATGCAGATGAGATTGATGATGGACTAAGGATTAGTAAGAATGGTATGGATGATGGTAGTAAGCACCAGAAACGTGAGCATTCTTTTTTGGACAGAGAATCTGGGTGGAAGAAACGTACAGAAGAGAAAATTAAATCTGAAAAAGATGCTTTGAAAAAGAGTACAAAAGAAacaagaaagaaggaagaaaggaGGCATGGGGATGAGTCTTCAGATACAGATGGTAGTGCCAGGAATTCAAGAGCAGTTAAAAAGAAGCAACGCAAACATAGCCGTGGTAGTgatgatgaggattttgataagAAGCGTGTGGTTGCAAAAAAACTCAAGAAAAACAGAAGgcgtgatagtgatagtgatgatTCTGATTCTGCTACCAGTGATGATTCTGGTTCTAGTAGCACTGATGATTCAGATTCTTCTTCTAGTTATGATTCTTCTGATACAGATGGCAGCAAAAGGAAGTCGAAAGCAGTAAGAAAGAAGCATCGAAGATCTCATAGGGGGAGTGATGATGAAGACAAGTATAAGGTTTCACAGAAGCACAAGAAAAGCAGAAGGGATGGCAGCAATGATGCTGATTCTGCTACTAGTGATGAAGATGTAAGCAAGAAAAATTCTAGAAAGCAAGCTAAGAAATCTGAAAAGTCTCACAAGAGGCATGACTCAGATGATGATTCTAGTACTGATGAAGATTTGTTGAAGGCTAGAAGTATAAAGGGGAAAGTTCATGCTAGAACAGAAAGACGACATGATTCTGAGGATGAGTCTGACCCTGATAGTGGGATGAATGATCGAGTTAAAGAAGAGATGAATCAACATAGTAGCCACAGGAGACATGAAGACAGTTTTGATGTCAAGGATCGCAATAGGAGGGCTGATGGTAATGGAAAAGGCAATAGAAGGCATGATGTGGACAGTGAATCTGACGGTGGAATGAAAATGAAGAATGACAGAATTAAAGAAGAGAGGAATCAACATGGTAGCCATAGGGGGCATGAAGACACTTTTGGTGGTGAGGATCGGAGAAGGAAGAATGATCGAATTAATGAACAAAGGAGTGTTTATGATAAGTACAGAAGACACAATGACGATTCTGAAGGTGAGGATTGCGATAGATGGATGCCTGGTGGAAACAAAAATGACTACAAAAGGCCTGATGTGGAGTATGAATCTGATTATGAGAAGTCTACAAAACCTGGTCATAGAACAATTGAGAGAAGTCAAAGAAGTGGCAAGGATGATCACAGGTTTGATAATTCTGATGCAAGTAGTGATGAGAAAATACAAAAACACAAAAGTAGGAGACATGATAATGATGATGTGGAACTTGATTCAAGATCAAGATATGGTAGGAAAGTTAGTAAGATTGAAAGGCAGACAACAGTTGAGAAGAGGCTAGTTTCTAGTGACAGTGATATCAGTGATGATTCTCGTGCAAAAGGTAATGATAGTGATTTTGGAACTGGTGTTCGGGACTATGCTGATAATAAGATCCAACGAAGAAAGTCTGTTGTTGAGAGCAAGATTGAGCACCGTGATGATGTGAGCAGAAGAGTACCCCGAACAAGTCCAGAACATGACTTTAGATCTGATGGACTAGGTGATGAAAGGAGAAGAAAAATAAGTGGTTCAAGTGATGATGAACACCCAAAGAAGAATGATAAGAAATACTTAGGATTGGTTAGATTCGAACGAGGTAGTGATGAGGTGGCTGATGAGCGTAGGGGCAGAATTTACAAGAAGTATGACGAACAAGAACATGGTGGTAGGACAGATCAAGAGTTTGGACAACGTGGAGTAGACCGGAGGCATGTGAGGAGTGAAGAGGAGCAAAGAGTGAGAAAGCATGGAAGAGATGAAGATGATTATAAATATAGAAGGCATGAACGAGAGATCGACGATGAATACCATGGAAATAGGAGCTATAGAAGGGATGAAGAACAGAAACATAAAGATATTGACAGGGATAGACAAAACGATTATTCCAAGAGAGCAAGATATGATGATTCCAGGTCAAGTGAAGGAAAAAGGCATGATTATGAAAAACGCAAGGATGATATGGCAAGGCACTGA